A genomic region of Salinibacter pepae contains the following coding sequences:
- a CDS encoding HAL/PAL/TAL family ammonia-lyase — protein MPTPSAPDTPALRIGPDVALACEDIEAAAQNEHTRLRTTDAATEALASSRAALERARDAGRPVYGVTTGLGPLVDEAVEADEEPASAHEPSPEGDRGRKLIAHLGAGAGSFAPPPLVRATMIARLQTLAQGHSAVRPALVDEVIEVFESGLIPAVPEIGSLGASGDLTPLAHIARACTGEGAVVASDGELVDAAEALDEAGLDPLRPGRRDALGLVNGTAFMTAYAAHAVARGRRLLERAEALTGLIYRLLGCSREALDADLHQARGHSGQVQSAAAIRDVATREGARPSEERPLQEVYSLRCAPQILGAVREQLRHVRDLVETELNGATDNPVFDTDGADVLHGGNFQGQQVAFAADALNEALTQAGVLAERQLDVLLSPDQNGGAPPLLAWEPGPNSGFGGTQLTATALVAEMRNDAQMAATSSIPTNGDNQDVVSMGALAARRAYGQTRPLATILSILGLALTQLTHLRAEGRAEGAAPDLPGWMPAVDPVREDRALRAEIADWTDRWLAPSAS, from the coding sequence ATGCCCACCCCTTCTGCACCGGACACGCCCGCATTGCGGATCGGCCCGGATGTCGCACTTGCCTGTGAGGACATCGAAGCGGCGGCCCAGAACGAGCACACGCGCCTCCGAACGACCGATGCGGCCACAGAAGCCCTCGCGTCCTCGCGTGCCGCCTTGGAGCGTGCCCGGGACGCCGGACGTCCCGTCTACGGCGTGACGACCGGCCTCGGGCCGCTCGTGGACGAGGCCGTGGAGGCCGACGAAGAACCGGCGTCGGCCCACGAGCCGTCCCCCGAAGGCGACCGTGGACGAAAATTGATTGCTCACCTCGGTGCGGGGGCCGGGTCGTTTGCGCCCCCGCCGCTCGTCCGCGCCACGATGATTGCGCGACTGCAGACGCTGGCCCAGGGCCACTCGGCCGTTCGGCCCGCCCTCGTGGACGAAGTGATCGAGGTGTTCGAGTCCGGCCTGATCCCGGCGGTCCCGGAAATCGGGTCCCTGGGGGCGAGTGGCGACCTCACACCGCTCGCCCACATTGCTCGAGCCTGCACCGGGGAGGGGGCGGTGGTGGCGAGCGACGGCGAGCTCGTGGACGCGGCCGAGGCGCTCGACGAGGCCGGGCTCGATCCGCTGCGGCCGGGGCGCCGCGACGCCCTCGGACTGGTCAACGGGACGGCCTTCATGACGGCCTACGCGGCGCATGCCGTGGCCCGCGGGCGGCGTCTGCTGGAGCGGGCCGAGGCCCTCACAGGCCTGATCTACCGGCTTCTGGGGTGCTCGCGGGAGGCGCTGGATGCGGACCTGCATCAGGCCCGCGGCCACTCCGGGCAAGTCCAAAGTGCCGCCGCAATTCGGGACGTGGCGACGCGGGAGGGGGCGCGTCCCTCGGAAGAACGCCCGCTTCAGGAGGTGTACTCGCTCCGCTGTGCCCCCCAAATCCTGGGGGCGGTCCGTGAGCAGCTCCGGCACGTCCGTGACCTCGTCGAGACGGAGCTGAACGGGGCCACGGACAATCCAGTGTTCGACACGGACGGGGCGGACGTCCTTCACGGGGGCAATTTTCAGGGCCAACAGGTGGCGTTCGCCGCCGACGCCCTGAACGAGGCCCTCACCCAGGCGGGTGTGCTGGCCGAGCGGCAGCTGGACGTGCTCCTGTCCCCGGACCAGAACGGCGGGGCCCCGCCGCTGCTTGCCTGGGAGCCGGGCCCCAACAGCGGGTTCGGCGGCACGCAGCTGACCGCGACGGCCCTGGTGGCCGAGATGCGCAACGACGCGCAGATGGCGGCCACCTCCTCGATCCCAACGAACGGGGACAACCAGGACGTCGTCTCCATGGGCGCCCTTGCGGCCCGACGGGCGTACGGCCAGACCCGCCCCCTCGCGACGATCCTGTCGATCCTGGGGCTGGCCCTGACCCAGCTGACCCACCTCCGTGCGGAGGGCCGGGCCGAGGGGGCCGCGCCCGACCTGCCCGGGTGGATGCCGGCGGTCGACCCCGTCCGTGAAGACCGGGCCCTCCGGGCCGAGATTGCCGACTGGACCGACCGCTGGCTGGCCCCGTCCGCGTCGTAG